CGTAGATGGTGTCAAAGGCCAGCGAAGATTTGCCGGAACCGCTGACGCCCGTAATGACCACGAGCTTGACCCTGGGAATGTCGAGATTGATATTCTTGAGGTTGTGCTGCGCCGCACCTCTGATTCTTATGTAATCCATCTGCAGAGTCATATTATAGTTGAGCGAATAAAGCAATCGGAAGACCAGACCCGGCAGGGTAAAATAAAGGATGTCATCCCCGAATTTTCTTATCGGGGATGACAAAGATAGAAGCACTCGGGGATATCTGGGTTACCTACACAAAGTGAGAAAGAGCCATATTTTCAGTGACTTTTCCATTCTTCCATAACCGCACGCAGTTTTTCCAGGGCCCGATAGACGCGCATTTTAATGGTGTTTTCCGGCAAGCCGCATATTTGGGCTATATCGGCAAAAGACTGGTCTTCATAATAACGGAGCACCAAGGCCGCCCGCTGATCGTGAGGCAGTTTCAGCAAGGCATCCTGAAGCTGTTGCTGTTCTTCTTTTACCAGCAGGTCGTTTTCCTGATTACTGCTCTGATCATGTATAGCCGCGGATACGCCGCCTGCCACCAGCTTCCTCCAGAGTGATTGCCGGCGCAGATGGTTTTTGACGACATTCAAGCTGATCGTATAAAGCCAGGTAAAAAACCTCTGCTCTGATTGATATTTAATGAGCTTGGTAAAAGCCCTTGCAAATGTTTCCTGGGCCAGTTCACCCGCATCTTCCCGATTACCGGTCATGCGGTAGGCCAGGTTGAAGATGGGTGCTTTATATTCCTCGACGAGCAGGGAAAAGGCTTCGCGCTCGCCTTTGAGGATTCGCGCTACAATCTCCGCCTCCTGGTTCTGTTCCATGTGAGCCCTACCCTGCGCTATACCCCTTACCTATTTTTCAATGATTCAACGTCAATATTGAACTTCTTGATCCGGTGCCAGAGGCTTCTTTGATTGATTCCCAGTAACTCCGCCGCCCTGGCCTGAATTCCCCGCGTCCGCTCGAGGGCCTCGATGATAAGGCCTTTTTCTATGGAATGCAAGCGGTCGTCAATGGTATTCAAATCCTGATCGGCAATTGTTGCTGCCGGATAATATTGGTGAAGATGCGCAGGCAGATTGGTTACGGCAATATCGCCATCTTTACCTGCCAGAACTTCTGCTCGAGACAGGACGTTCTGAAGTTCGCGCACATTGCCCGGCCATGAATATCCCAACAGGGCTTGGTGAACTGCGGAAGAAAGCTTCCTGTCCGTGGCCGCCAGAAAATATTGGCACAACAAAGGGATGTCTTCCCGTCTATCTCTTAAGGCCGGTATGCTGATGGGGAAGGCGCTCAACCGAAAATACAGATCCTCCCGGAATTTTCCTTCTTTCACCAGAGCTTCCAGATTTTTGTTGGTGGCTGCAATGAACCGGACATCTACCTTTATCGGTCCATTTCCTCCTACCCGCTCAATTTCTTTCTCCTGCAGGGTGCGTAACAATTTAGCCTGGGTTGCCTGCGGCATGTCGCCTATTTCATCCAAAAAAATCGTCCCGCCGTCAGCCAGTTCAAATTTCCCGGTTTTTCGCGCCACGGCGCCAGTAAAAGCTCCTTTTTCGTGACCAAACAGCTCACTTTCCAGGAGTCCTTCCGGAATGGCTACACAGTTTAATTTAATGAAGGGCAGCCCTTTGCGCCGGCTATGTTCGTATAGCGCGGTGGCGATAAGTTCCTTGCCCGTGCCGCTTTCCCCCATGATCAAGACCGTGGTATCCGTCGGGGCCACCTTCAGCACCTTGCCGAACAGGTCACGCATCCCGAGACTTTGTCCGATAATCCGGGGGAAAAGTTCCTTGGCCTCCATCTTCCCCAGTATATCGGTTATTTTATCAAACACTTCCGCGTAATAGGCCGGATTGGATTTATCTAAGCGGGATGATTTCGGTTCGGAAGAGTCCTCCGCAAGAATTTCTTCGCTGGTAGTGATGAATTTTACAACCGGGTTCAAAATGCGTGAAATGACGATGTAACTGCAGATCAAGCAGGCAATAATCGTAATCGCCACCCACAAAAAAATATACTGGATCGCTGCCGGGCCCCGATGCAGGTGATAAATCGTTGCGTGGTAGGTAACGAGGGAGCTGATTATGGCAATGCCCGTAAAAATCAAGGGCACGAGTATATAAAGGCTGATCGGGATTCTTTTGTTCCGCAGTTTCTGCACAGGTAATCCGAGTTTACTAGAAGAGATATGTTACTTTACCATCTTGGTCAGATCCCACATGGGCAGGAAGATGGCCAGCGCAAAAAAACCGACGACGGCCGCCAGCCCTACCAGAAGAATGGGCCCCAGGGCATCGGATAAGCCTTTTACCGCGTAATTTACCTCGTCGTCATAATGGATGGTCACCTCGCGTAGCATGTCTTCAATATTGCCTGATTCCTCCCCTATCGCCACCATGTCCACCACCATAGGGGTGAAATATTTTGCCGAGCTGAGAGGTCCGGAGATGCCTGCGCCCTGTTCCATCCCCAAGCGGACACGCTCAAACTCCCGTGCAATAGCCGCGTTGCCGATTGTACCGGCCAGGACGCCCATGGTCTGAATCACCGGCACCCCGCTGGAATGGAGGATGGCAAAGATGCTGGCAAAACGGGAAAGAGCCGCTTTGTTAAAGAGGGGACCAAAGATGGGCATTTTCAGAAGAAAGGCATCCTTTTGCAGTCTGCCGCTGGTTGTTTTAAAATAGGCGCGTAATGCGAAGAAAACGCCAACAACGACTGCAATCAGGACATACCAGTAATTCGCCAGGAATTGATAAAGAAACATCGCAATCTTGGTAGGTAAA
The Deltaproteobacteria bacterium DNA segment above includes these coding regions:
- a CDS encoding sigma-54 dependent transcriptional regulator, whose amino-acid sequence is MQKLRNKRIPISLYILVPLIFTGIAIISSLVTYHATIYHLHRGPAAIQYIFLWVAITIIACLICSYIVISRILNPVVKFITTSEEILAEDSSEPKSSRLDKSNPAYYAEVFDKITDILGKMEAKELFPRIIGQSLGMRDLFGKVLKVAPTDTTVLIMGESGTGKELIATALYEHSRRKGLPFIKLNCVAIPEGLLESELFGHEKGAFTGAVARKTGKFELADGGTIFLDEIGDMPQATQAKLLRTLQEKEIERVGGNGPIKVDVRFIAATNKNLEALVKEGKFREDLYFRLSAFPISIPALRDRREDIPLLCQYFLAATDRKLSSAVHQALLGYSWPGNVRELQNVLSRAEVLAGKDGDIAVTNLPAHLHQYYPAATIADQDLNTIDDRLHSIEKGLIIEALERTRGIQARAAELLGINQRSLWHRIKKFNIDVESLKNR
- a CDS encoding RNA polymerase sigma factor, with amino-acid sequence MEQNQEAEIVARILKGEREAFSLLVEEYKAPIFNLAYRMTGNREDAGELAQETFARAFTKLIKYQSEQRFFTWLYTISLNVVKNHLRRQSLWRKLVAGGVSAAIHDQSSNQENDLLVKEEQQQLQDALLKLPHDQRAALVLRYYEDQSFADIAQICGLPENTIKMRVYRALEKLRAVMEEWKSH